atgtttcaagatttagaagaACAGAGGCACTGTACATCTAACAACAGATATTCTCAGATACGGGATGAGggccaaaatatttttgtttattttttaaatacatggaaTGTCAGTCTaacaaaaacattatttatttgccCAATTCTCTGACATTTGCCTAACCATGGAAAACCAGGATTTCCCAGGAGCACCTAGAAGGCAGGGAAAAGGGACGGGTGCCTCTGGCATTGGTTCCCTACATACTGTTCTAATAAACCCCAATATGTGAAGCAAAACCAAGTGGCTTAGGCCTGGAGGGGCCAAATGACCAGAGTCAGGCAACCATAATAGGTATAGAAACCAAGATCAAACCAAGTCACCCTATTTTCCTAACACAATTTCAGGAAAATGGAGGCTCTCTAACAGGGAGTCTCAAGATCTGCCACCTTCCTCATGGAGGGGTGAAGGGAATGCCTTATCAGGCACTTCAAAAGCGGGTCTTTGTCCTTTTGGTGCAGCAGCCAGGATGAAGTGGGCTTTGGGACCTTGACAAAAAGGCATCGGTCATTTTCATAAGAGGGAAAACAGAGAGGTAAAGCTGGTTCCTACTTAGGACCCAGTGGGCTGTGGAGTGAGGACAAAAAGGTACAGGATACTGATTACATCCTGTCATTAGTGGTTAAAATCTATCAAACCTGCCAGAAGCTGCATGGTCCTAGTTACATCACTTCCCTCCCTAagctttttcatctgtaaaatggggatctcCGTTTCTGTCCCTGCACTTTGCCATGTAGGTGACAGAGGCTAACGGACTTCGAATGCACACTGCAAAGGTGATGGTTTGAgctaataatagtagtaatacaAATAACAATAGCAACTTTTGAACCCGCCATGTATTTAGCTCTTCACCCTTTAATTATTACAGTCATCATAACCACCCTTTtaccagaagagaaaactgaggctcaaagataAGGATCGTTCCAAGGGGCCTTCAGGGTGGGAATCAGTCTTCGGGCCGGCCAATGCGGATGGAGGTTGGGAGCGGGTTCAGTCCGGGGCAGAGGTTCGGGTCAGGGGTGAGCCCTGGAAGAGGGCTTGAGGGTCGGAAGAGAGGGGACAGGATCAGCCGGCCGGCAGGGGTCCGCACCTGCAGCCTAGGAAGAGATGGTTGGCCCAGACCATGGAGAGGGACAGCAGCTGGTCCAGGCGGCCACCGCCGTCGGGCGGGTCGCGGTAGTCGGGCAGGTGGCGCAAGATGAATTCCATGCGGGCCTTCCATTGCTTCTCGCTCTCTGAGTAGGAGCGGAACTGCTCCGCGAAGTCGGCCGCCTGCCGCACCCCCGAGACCAGCTCCTCCACTGCAGCTGCCGCCTCGCCACCGACCATGGTGCCCGCCGCAGCCGAAGACCGGATAGCCCGCCGCCTTCCCGTCGCGCACTGCGCCACCACCTGCCAGCCAGAGGGGCCCCGTCAGCGCACGACTGCTCCAGAAGACCAGCCTGGAGCGCCCTCGCCCGGAGCGGCGGCCTGCGGAGGGCACAGAGCGGCTCCTGGCTCCTCAGACCGCCGCAGCCCGCGGCGCATGCCCTGGGGCTGCAAGGGCCCTTCGCGGTCGACCCTGCTGGGAACCggtgggaaaactgaggtccCTAGCACAGAGTCGGAGCGCCCTCTTCCAGTTGGCAGCTGGATGCCAGTCAGAGCTATGCTGTGTCTTTCTTGCCCTGGGAGTTTCCCAGGCACCGCCTCATCCTAAGGGATATCAGGGGGCCCGGGTCAGGGATAGATAGGTCCACTTCCAGGGGTCTCCACAGCCACGCGGGTTGGGGCCCGCCTTCCTGGAGCGAGTAATCCATCCATCCGGTGAATACTTGCCAGGCACATTGCTAGGTGCTGGAGAGGCAATGAGAGCACACTCGGAGCCCTGCTCGCCTGAACTTTACCATCGAGTGGAGGAGCAGACATTAGTGAACTAATTGCTTAAGTAAGTGGAGAATTTCAGCGTTGACAAGTACTAGTAAAGAGAAGTCCAGCGTGCTACAACCATGAATAAGCAAGCAAGGGACCCAATCTAGTCTTGGGGTCAGGGAAGTGATCCTGGAGAACTGAAGAATGAGCAATTTTCTGAGAAAAGGGGAGTCGGtcagagcaagagagagcatgGCCTGGTAAGAGAATTGCAAGATACGGGGTaggaggggctggggggcagGGCAGGTAGAGAATGGAGAAGATGAGGTTGCAGAGGTCAGCAAGGCCAGTAGGCCAGGCAGGGATCCTGGCTAGATCCCAAGaatggggagccactgaaggattttaacCAGAACAGTGACACCTGGATTTACAAAAGATGCTGGAAGGAGCCAGAAAGAATGTGTCCAGAGGAAATGAGCAAGTTTGGATTTggttttaaatagagacagggtttcgccatgttgcccaggctggtctcgaactcctgagctcaagtgatccgtctcagcctcccaaaatgctgggattacacgtgtgagccatcGCGACTGGCTAGGCCTGAAAGTTTCTATTTAGCTGGCATGACTCGGCTGTCTGTTCTAGGCTCAGGTAGCAGACACACTGAGAGACAAAAGAGCTTCCTTTAAAGTGGTGAATTCCCCATCCCTGGAAGCATTCAAGTACAGTAACTgggtgttggggctcagaaaccaATACCCCAAAATGTATTTTGACATGCTGAACTGATGAAGAAGCCTCAAGTTCTCTCTGAcctcacccaccaccacactcctgTCTGTCAATTCTTTATTCCTCCCAAAGCCCAAGATGAAGTTGTTCCCTTATCTGCCTAAATTTAGTCCAGAACACCAAAGGAAACAATTACCTCTGGTTCCCTCCCtgagttttcattaactgaactCGTTTTGCAGGAGGAAAGACTGAAGTATGTCAACACACCAGGACAGACTTTTGTCACAAACCCTTGACTCCTCTGCAGGCCCAACAGACTTTGTCCCAGGCCATTGCATGTTCTTCAAGCCCACTGAATTACTATCAGAAAATCACAGGTTAGCGTAGGGCTCTCAAGCCTGTATCTCAGCATCTTTGGGGAGTGCTTCTAGACGGGCAATCAATAAGGtttgagatcgagaccatcctgaagaacacagtgaaaccccgtctgtactaaaaatattaaaactaggcCAGGCTAGGTGGGAGCGGGCGCCagttcccagctactaggggaggctggaggcaggggagaatggcggaactcgggaggcggagcttgcagtgagctgagattcacagattccagcctgggcaatatcgagactcaaaaaaaaaaaaaaaaaaatcatttactacCCATCTAAAATATCTACACTCTGGATGATGGGGTAATCACTCTGTGATTAACTATGCACATTAATAAACTTGTCTgccttgtctctttcttttttttttttttttttttgagaccaaattttgctctttttgcccaggctggagtgcaatggcgtgatctctgctcaccgcaacctctgcctcccaggttcaagtgattctcctgcctcagcttcctgagtagctgggattacaggcacctgacatcacacccggctaattttgtatctttagtagaaacggggtttcaccatgttgaccaggctggtctcgaacccttaatctcaggtggtccaccctcctcggcctcccaaagtgatggaattataggcgtgagccacagcacctggtgcCTTTTCTCGtcttaatctgccttttgtcaatTGATTTTCGCGAACCTTAGAGAGCAAAGGAAAGTTTTCCCTTCGCACAAGGAGTCACTTAAGCCTTCACCAGCTTTGAGAGATTATTGGCATAATAGGCTTCCCCATTGCCCCCAATCAAATGTGAGATTGGGGTACAGAGGTGAGCCTAGAATCCACGATCTAGGGCTCCAGTGCAGGTCCTATATTGTGAGTGTGGCCTGTGGGGAGAGCTGATCACGTCCTGTCTGCTGCTTCTGCAGCTTCTTTTTGGGCATCAGGGTCCCCAGAAATCAGAGACTCAACAAAGCGTGGAAATACCGGGCAGTCCACACAGTATGAACCTGAAGACCCAGCACCAAGCTC
This sequence is a window from Papio anubis isolate 15944 chromosome 5, Panubis1.0, whole genome shotgun sequence. Protein-coding genes within it:
- the CDKN2AIPNL gene encoding CDKN2AIP N-terminal-like protein isoform X4; the encoded protein is MVGGEAAAAVEELVSGVRQAADFAEQFRSYSESEKQWKARMEFILRHLPDYRDPPDGGGRLDQLLSLSMVWANHLFLGCSYNKDLLDKVMEMADGIEVEDLPQFTTRRMWLEQCRYHSCSLSCGV
- the CDKN2AIPNL gene encoding CDKN2AIP N-terminal-like protein isoform X5, with the translated sequence MVGGEAAAAVEELVSGVRQAADFAEQFRSYSESEKQWKARMEFILRHLPDYRDPPDGGGRLDQLLSLSMVWANHLFLGCSYNKDLLDKVMEMADGIEVEDLPQFTTRSELMKKHQS
- the CDKN2AIPNL gene encoding CDKN2AIP N-terminal-like protein isoform X3, whose product is MVGGEAAAAVEELVSGVRQAADFAEQFRSYSESEKQWKARMEFILRHLPDYRDPPDGGGRLDQLLSLSMVWANHLFLGCSYNKDLLDKVMEMADGIEVEDLPQFTTRTSKLSQKIYHIFIISYRIRQEAGMNVT